The following proteins are encoded in a genomic region of Coffea eugenioides isolate CCC68of chromosome 6, Ceug_1.0, whole genome shotgun sequence:
- the LOC113775276 gene encoding uncharacterized protein LOC113775276, with amino-acid sequence MKLSSAKPISSPSRADKFPTPLMMRFLRSNGGSRSRGRSRSSPMFIMRPKKNAAAAINDAQQEPSSPKVTCIGQVRARRSSKSKTTSRPRKRLPPSPSSCCSGPCSSPCRCCCSGCCPPTALPPCCHLKTTRFRKPRSFCRPFRKLVLFFRFGYCKKIDVRDDCSSSRVVVSTTQRGQNHVNSTNSNGGAGDIEDNEANGGETKEDVLESSTTSPPKNAFLLTRCRSAPYRSSSLASRFWGSPLGASDNTETDRSPKNKLPQTPNSPNNYGDEAVESRSSSCPGESGSEELGSSSNGGGSNEATTNTQETRGSIHPVLLTRCKSEPARTGERLDPEVINYWQQRRSYATESRLQQSRSNCD; translated from the coding sequence atgaagcTGTCATCAGCAAAGCCCATATCAAGTCCGAGCAGGGCAGATAAGTTTCCAACCCCATTGATGATGAGGTTTCTGAGAAGCAATGGTGGGAGCAGAAGCAGAGGGAGGTCACGTTCAAGTCCTATGTTCATCATGCGACCCAAAAAGAATGCTGCGGCGGCGATTAATGATGCTCAACAAGAACCATCTTCCCCCAAAGTCACTTGCATAGGCCAAGTCCGAGCCAGAAGGTCCTCCAAGTCCAAAACTACCTCCCGACCTCGTAAACGACTTCCACCTTCCCCCTCCTCCTGCTGTTCTGGTCCTTGTTCCTCTCCCTGCCGCTGCTGCTGCTCTGGCTGTTGTCCTCCAACCGCTCTTCCTCCTTGTTGCCATTTAAAAACTACAAGATTCCGCAAGCCCAGATCATTTTGCAGACCTTTCCGCAAGTTGGTACTGTTTTTCAGGTTTGGATATTGCAAGAAAATTGATGTTAGGGATGATTGTTCTTCTTCAAGGGTTGTGGTGTCTACTACTCAAAGAGGTCAAAATCATGTCAATTCTACCAACAGCAATGGTGGTGCTGGTGACATTGAAGATAACGAGGCAAATGGAGGAGAAACCAAGGAAGATGTTCTTGAATCTTCTACAACTTCTCCACCAAAGAATGCATTTTTGCTGACTAGGTGCAGATCTGCTCCTTATAGATCTTCATCACTGGCCAGTAGGTTTTGGGGCTCTCCTTTAGGGGCATCCGATAATACAGAAACAGACAGGAGCCCCAAGAATAAGCTTCCGCAAACGCCCAATTCACCCAATAACTATGGAGATGAGGCGGTGGAATCAAGAAGCAGCAGCTGTCCCGGTGAAAGCGGGAGTGAGGAATTGGGCAGTTCCAGCAACGGTGGGGGGAGTAATGAAGCTACTACTAACACTCAAGAAACGAGAGGATCAATTCATCCTGTACTACTAACCAGGTGCAAATCTGAACCAGCAAGAACAGGGGAAAGGCTCGATCCGGAGGTAATAAATTACTGGCAGCAAAGAAGGTCGTATGCTACCGAGTCCCGTTTACAGCAGAGTAGGAGTAACTGTGATTAA